In Nicotiana tabacum cultivar K326 chromosome 21, ASM71507v2, whole genome shotgun sequence, one DNA window encodes the following:
- the LOC142175242 gene encoding uncharacterized protein LOC142175242, translated as MIFGGVEVNGVTFSIAKKMKISVAHGKKIQEASEDDKITFTEEDADGLILPHNDALVISLNVLDFKIKLVLVDPDSSVSIIQLRVLEQVKLIRNIVLETKLLARFNLTSVTTKGEIVLPTYAEGVTKFTLFEVVDGDMDYNVILGRPWIHEMKVVPSTYHQFLKFPTPDGITQIRGDQPDAREMNAVTLSRSKAEEISK; from the coding sequence ATGATTTTTGGTGGGGTTGAAGTAAATGGGGTGACTTTTTCGATAGCTAAAAAGATGAAGATATCAGTCGCTCATGGCAAGAAAATCCAGGAAGCTTCTGAAGATGACAAAATCACCTTCACGGAGGAAGATGCGGACGGTCTTATTTTACCGCACAATGATGCTCTGGTAATAtctcttaatgttttagattttaaaattaaacttgTGTTGGTTGATCCCGATAGTTCAGTCAGTATCATCCAATTAAGGGTTTTGGAACAAGTAAAACTAATCAGAAACATAGTTCTGGAGACAAAGCTTTTGGCTAGGTTTAACTTAACAAGTGTAACAACCAAAGGGGAGATTGTGTTACCTACCTATGCCGAAGGGGTGACGAAATTCACCTTGTTCGAAGTTGTGGATGGCGATATGGACTACAATGTGATTCTTGGTAGGCCATGGATCCACGAAATGAAAGTTGtgccatcaacatatcatcaatttcTAAAGTTCCCAACACCGGATGGGATCACGCAGATTAGGGGTGATCAACCTGATGCACGGGAAATGAATGCAGTCACCTTATCTAGAAGCAAGGCAGAGGAAATTAGCAAATAG